Proteins encoded in a region of the Halothiobacillus diazotrophicus genome:
- a CDS encoding aminotransferase class I/II-fold pyridoxal phosphate-dependent enzyme, whose amino-acid sequence MKPPLNTDLEHPEVATRSTADSRTAAGMHQDKSTDKLSGDSKQNLIRRFFGASRNAGDTASTSTDAAAGCSHVAEELTRFDAFPGYQQVLIPQAAARRIGLDNPFFRAHEGVAGATTRIADRECINFANYNYLGLSGDPRVNAAAQKAIEQYGTSVSASRVVSGERPIHQALEQAIAKAYGVDDTLAFVSGHATNVSAIGHLFGPKDLVLHDSLIHNSVMMGIQLGGAQRRAFPHNDWATLEQILADMRDRYQRVLIVIEGLYSMDGDIPDLPRFIDIKRRYQSFLMVDEAHSFGVLGARGMGIAEHFGIAGKDVDIWMGTFSKSLAGCGGYIAGEKALVEHLRYAAPGFVYSVGMAPPLAAASLEALHIIQAEPERVARLQERGHYFLQKAGELGMNTGLSQGYCVVPIVIGQSLKAVKLSNQLLTQGINVQPIIHPAVEEKAARLRFFISSEHTKTQIDYTLNTLKTII is encoded by the coding sequence ATGAAACCCCCGCTGAACACTGACTTGGAGCACCCCGAAGTCGCCACGCGCTCGACCGCCGATAGTCGGACGGCGGCGGGTATGCATCAAGACAAGTCAACCGACAAGCTCAGCGGTGACAGCAAGCAGAATCTGATTCGTCGTTTCTTCGGCGCATCGCGCAATGCCGGTGACACGGCTTCCACCTCCACCGACGCTGCCGCTGGCTGCAGCCATGTCGCCGAGGAACTCACCCGCTTCGACGCCTTTCCGGGTTATCAGCAGGTCTTGATTCCCCAGGCGGCCGCGCGCCGCATCGGCCTGGACAATCCGTTCTTCCGTGCTCATGAAGGCGTCGCCGGTGCCACCACGCGCATCGCCGACCGCGAGTGCATCAACTTCGCGAACTACAACTACCTAGGGCTTTCGGGCGATCCGCGCGTCAACGCTGCCGCACAAAAGGCAATCGAGCAATACGGCACCTCAGTCTCCGCCAGTCGGGTCGTCTCCGGCGAGCGTCCCATCCACCAGGCGCTGGAACAGGCCATCGCCAAAGCCTACGGGGTGGATGACACCCTCGCCTTCGTCAGCGGCCACGCCACCAATGTCTCTGCGATCGGCCATCTGTTCGGCCCGAAGGATCTCGTCCTGCACGATTCCCTGATCCACAACAGCGTGATGATGGGCATTCAGCTGGGCGGCGCCCAACGCCGGGCATTCCCGCACAACGACTGGGCCACCCTGGAACAAATCCTCGCCGACATGCGCGACCGCTATCAGCGCGTGCTCATCGTCATCGAGGGTCTTTACAGCATGGATGGGGATATCCCCGACCTGCCCCGCTTCATCGATATCAAGCGACGCTACCAATCCTTCCTGATGGTGGACGAGGCGCACTCCTTCGGCGTGCTCGGCGCCCGCGGCATGGGCATTGCCGAACACTTCGGGATTGCGGGCAAGGATGTGGACATCTGGATGGGCACATTCAGCAAGAGTCTGGCCGGCTGTGGCGGCTACATTGCCGGCGAGAAAGCACTGGTCGAGCACCTGCGCTATGCCGCGCCCGGGTTCGTCTACAGCGTCGGCATGGCCCCGCCGCTTGCCGCCGCCTCCCTGGAAGCCCTGCACATCATCCAGGCAGAACCGGAGCGGGTCGCCCGACTTCAGGAACGTGGCCATTATTTCCTGCAAAAGGCAGGCGAACTCGGCATGAACACAGGCCTGAGCCAAGGCTATTGTGTCGTACCCATTGTCATTGGTCAGTCACTGAAGGCCGTTAAGTTGTCAAACCAGCTTCTGACCCAAGGCATCAACGTACAGCCCATCATTCACCCAGCCGTCGAAGAAAAAGCCGCAAGACTCCGGTTTTTCATCTCCAGCGAACATACAAAAACACAAATCGATTACACATTGAATACGTTAAAGACCATCATCTAA